The Bdellovibrio bacteriovorus W nucleotide sequence GGAAGTTCCTCATGATAAATGGTTGGAATGTCTTTTAGAGATTCATTCGATTAAACACCTCGAAGGAAAGTCTAAACTGCGGATTCAACTTCACACGGGCCGCACTCATCAAATCCGCGCCCAACTGAGCGCCCTCGGCTTCCCAATTATTGGCGATAAAGCCTATGGCGGAGAAAACCTGCCAAGTACGTATGAAACCATTCGCCTGCGCGCTGCTGAGCTGAAGTTTACAAATCCTCTAACTCAAGAGTTTCATCACTTCTATTTGGAATAAAAAAAGGACTCTGCAAGAGTCCTTTTTAAACAAATATATTTTTTTAGATTCTATTTTAGAATACGTACGCGTTGGTCATTAAAGAGTACTGCGTGTTTTCTGGCTCCCAGAACGTCACATCTTTGCCGCGGTATGCAGCCAATGTGCTTTGGTTTTGAATTCCCAATGTGAAGTTCAAACCACGCATAGGACGGATTCCAATTCCAATACCTGAGCGCAAACGTGTGACGTGACGTCCTTCAAGATCTTCAACATCTGAAGAGTAATACCAACTCTCAACAAAGCCTACGCGTGGCTTAATAGAGATGTACTTATTCACATCAATAACAGCTTCTAAGTAATGCTCAAGACCATACTGTTTTGTTGTCGATCTTGGATCTCGGCGGAACTCTCCATCATCAAAGCGAGGAGTGTCGGGATCAGCAAAGGCTGTTTGTCTTTGCCAAAAAATATCTGGTTTCACGGCCCAAGTGATCGAAGAGAAACGACCAATCGCATACTCAAAATAAGCCTCAAGACGAACTTTTGTGATCATCTTAGAGTTCTGAGCATACTCACTTGTTGGCATATAGATTTTGATATTTCCAGAAAGATCGATATCGCCGATGTAGCCTAAGTCATACTTTGAATATGCAAAGTGAACGTCTTGAAGATCTACTTTAGAAGGCATTTCGTCGGCGTAAGAATTTTGGCCCGCAGTATTGTAGAGGAAAGGAATACGAACAGAGAAGCGAGAGTCAGAATCAATGCGATAGTTGAAACCGAAATAGTTATAAGACTCAATGGAGCGCGTATCTGTAGCCTTGCGATTATAGGTCATGTTTTCAACGGAGGCGATGGAGAACAAAGTCACATTCCAGTTTCTGCGGAATGCATCTCCTGCCGACATAACCATGCTCTCTTCACGTTCTTGGGCTTGAACACTCAAACTTAAAGAAGAAAGCGCAATAGCCAGTACTAGGGCCTTTTTTAACATCTTGGACTCCCAACTGATTTAAAATCCCCACCCTTATGCCATATCGCGATACGTTACACAATAGCCAATCTTTAGACAGTCTGAGTCTGAACACATTCTTAAAATATTAGAGCTTGAGTCCTTCCTTGTATGAATTTACAAATATTCACATGAAAAAAATACTCAAGATTAGAAACGCCCTCTTAATAGCCATCCTTGCCCTTCTTACCGGTTGTGCGGTCAGCTTCAAAAAGAAGCATTGGGATTTACCTCCTAAGGCCACCAATGAGATTTCTGTGATGTACTTCAACGTAGAGAATCTCTTCGACACCGTTCATGATGAAGGAAAAAACGACTACACTTTCTTGCCTGCCGCTCTCAAGCAAACCAATCCTGAGTTCAACAAAGCTTGCCGCGATCCAAAACTTAATAACTCTGCCTACAGAGTGGGAGAGTGCCTTTCAACGGACTGGAACGAAATTCAACTTGACAAGAAACTTAGAAATCTATCGCAAATCGTTCTGGGCGTAGATGGTAACGGTCCTGATGTTTTGGGCCTCATCGAAGTTGAAAATGAAAACGTTCTACAAATTTGGAACAAGGGGCATTTAAAGCCAGCCAATTACCAGACAGTGGTTCTTCTTGAGGGACCGGATGGACGTGGAATTGACGTAGGTTTGATGTCACGTTTACCAGTTGTTGGAAAACCAATTTTGCACAATATTCCGTGGAAAGCAAAAAACGACAAAGACAAAGAGTGGATGGAGAAGTCCCGTGGTATTTTAGAGGTCACTCTCAAAGCTCCTAATGGCGACCCAATCACGTTCTTTGTAGCCCACTTCCCGTCTCAAGCAAATCCGACATACTGGCGCCAACAGGCCGCTGAGTTCTTAGCAAAGCTTATGAAGGATAAGGGCCCAGATGCGATGGTCATCGGCGGTGGGGACTTAAACATCACGCACGACGAAGAAAAGAAAGAGAAGATCTTTAAAGATACTCTTGGGCAAGCTGGAGCGATCTCTCACTTCGTGGGTTGCAAAGAGTGCCCAGGAACGCATAACTACCGCCGTTCATGGTCATTCCTCGACGTAAAAGTTTTCTCTCCAGCATTACTCGCTGATGGGAAAGCAAGCTACCAAATGCTTCCAAACACAATCGACGTGATTCGCTACGACGATCTTCACCTACGTAAAGGCAAGTACCCTAAACGCTGGGACTACGACAAAATCGACGGAGTATCAGATCACTTCCCACTTTATGTGCGACTAAAACAAAGAAGCGAAGCTAAAACTCCTATCAAAGAAGTTCCAGCTCCCGCTAAGAAAACCAGCTCCAAAAAGTAGCTCAATAGAACCGTGGTAATGCGAGGGATTTGCGCTGTGAACTGAGCAACTCCCTGGCGCTCCAGCGGCACGGCATCCTGCCTCAGTTGCGGCCGCTGGTTACACCAGCGGTTCGGGCAATGTTTCGGGCTCCTGCCCTCACCCCTCCGGGCTAACGCGCTAAAATAGCATCCTGCTATTTTAGTCCAGGCCCCCGCAAAGGCCGCTTCCGACCAGGAACTTACTCATTTCCCATCACAAATTCTGCCTTCAACTGTTTCTTATAAATTTCTTAAGGATTTTTTTCTTCGCCACCAAAAAAATTAGTGGAAGTGCGTATGCCCCGTAATGCTTAGCATTTTGAAGCACAGCCCACACACATGCCTAATGCACTTCTGAACAAGCAAGCCCGCCAACAACGAGTCAGATAGGCCCACTTCACGATTAAAGAGATTGGTCAAATGGGTTCAGATGCAAGGCGGAGGGTTCTGCCCGCAACGGAGGCGTACTATATGTACGCCGGAGAGAGGACAGGGCCCGACAACGCAGTCAGATGGGCCCATTTCACCGATCTCTCCTAGTAGATGAGGAGGCGGCCATAGTCTACTGTCGGTCTCGCCCCACAAGTAGCTAAATTCTTAGTCCAAGATTTATTGATAGATAATGTATCTTCACTGATAACCACAGAGAACTTCGTTTTCGGCCCTGCTTCACCATTTAACTGACCCGTCATTTTATGGCAGTTGGCTTCAGCTTGAAGAGTTAGATTTTCTCCAGAAACTTTTGAGTTAAAAGTTCTTCCTGCACTACCTGGGTAAGTCATTTGAGCTGTTGTCTCAAGAATACGAACATCGCCTGCTAATAGACTTTCCTGTTCAACGATCATTTTAATATCTAAAGTCAGTGCATGGTTACGAATACCTTGCCCCTTAGCGCCCTTCAAAAGACCATTAGATTTCACGACAACTTCTAAAAGTCTTCCAGCTTCATCACCAGCTACAGGCCCTACAGAAAGAGTGTAAGAGTTCTCTAGCATGTTCACGAAATTCTTTTCTTTATCTAAAGCATCCGAATATGTCTTTAAATCCTTACCTGACACTTCAAACTTCAACTGATTTTCAGGATTTACAAAACGAACTTCGTAATTGCGTTGAGAACGAGTTTTCCAGCGACCATTGGCAGCTTCGTACTCAAGGTTAGAAGAGTTCGACGACATTCTTAGATGGTCTAAATCTCCACCTTCATTTTTTACTTCATCAACTCTGTATTGTTTCTCAACCCCGTTCAGTGTCCCCATAGCGACCTTAACTAGCTCCACAGCTTCGATCTGTCTTTCAACGAGATAGCCAGAAAGTGCGTAATTCCCTAAAGAGAAATCATTGGCTGCATCTTTCTTTGGAACATTCGTACGATTTTTACGTGCGTTGATCTTGGCGCGAGTTGAATCGTCCACCACCGCTTTATCTTGCGGAGTACACGCCGTGAATAAAAGAGCCGAGAGTAAAAGACCTGTCGTGATTTTTATAGTTTTCATGGGCCCAGAATCTAGCCTGATTTGCTCTGTATTGCCACAGGAACTCTCTGCATCAGAAGAATATTAACCAAATCCTAAAAATTTACATGAGTGTAAAAATATTAAACAGGCAGGGTATCCCGCCATTGCTAATAGAAACTTGCTCCTGCAGGCGATAACCCTTAGGGGCCTTAACCTTCCCCCCGCTGCGAGGAAAAAGTAAACCCATCTTTTGAGGGCTATAAACCGCAATAAGCCCCTCAATGAGAGATCTCAAGCTTTCTGAAGACTGCTCAATTCTTTCACCATACGGCGGATTGACGACCAACCAAGCCCCCTGGGGAAGGTTTTCATGCCCCTTCAGAGCATCTCCTTGAAAGACTTTAAATGCAGGTGCCGTTGGCGCGCGTTGCTGCACAAGAGCTTCGGCAACTTGCTGAAGATTCTTCTCTGCAGACTTTTGCATCTTTTCAGAGAGATCCACTCCATAAAGCTCTTTAAATGGATTCTTAGGAAAGCTTTTGTAATTCAGATAAAACTTGTCTGCTTGAAATAGTTTAGGCGCCCTCTTCCAAGCCTGAAAAGCATAGGCGCGCGAAAAGTGCCCCGCGGCCCATCCCATCGCTTCAGAAAGGAAAGTTCCAGAACCCATCATTGGGTCCATTAAGACAATCTCATCGCCAGCCTCTGGAGCTGATTTTAAAAGCTCTTGAAGCATTTTCGCTGCTAAAGTTTCACGGAGTGGGGCTTCACCTTTGAGCTGCCCCCAACCTCGCTTATGAAGATGCTCACCTGTGGTGTCCAAACTGATAGTACAAAGATCATTTGCGAAGCGAATAAAAATTCCGTCTTGCAGTTCCTCTGATTCGTTTTTTCCGAAGATCTCATCCAATGCTGCTTGAGCACTTTCTTGAATACGTTTTTCGTTATTCAGGCGGCTTGTTTGAGCGGCTACTGAAAACTGAATGGCAGATGAGTGGAAATAGTCTTTCCAAGGCAGAACTTTAAAGCGACCGTAGAAGCTTGGGAAGTCTTTGGCTTTAAATTGCGCTAATCGCAATAAGACTCGGTTGGCGGTTTTAAGAAAGAAATTAAACTGAAGTCCAATAAAAAAATCGCACTCAAGCTCGACTCCCCCTTTTAGAACTTTCAGTTCTGGCAGAGGCTCTGTGAGTGGCTGTGCAGACTTATTCAGAAGTCTTGGCCAAACGGCCTTGATTTCTTCACAGACAGATTCTTCAAATCCCAGAGGAGTCGCGATAAAAAACTGCATTAGAATCTCCAGTAGGCATCACAAAGAACGTAATAACCATCCACAGGCGATAACTTGAAGGAGACAACATCGGTCGCATTCAGAGAACAGCTGGCATGGAAAGAGTCCCAAATTTTCAGGTAACTGAGGTATCCCCCAACCGCCTTTTTTTCGAAGTTATAACTGGGGCCTAATAGAATTCTATCCCAATTATCTAGAATGAATTCGTAACCCGTTTGAAAGGAACTCGTACCAAAAGATTTAATGGCCGTTGCGTCTGATGCCGAATCAAAACTCACAAGGGCTACGGTTAAAAGGGTGTGCGAAACCACGCTCTCTGAAGAAACTGAATCCCAGTGAATATTTAAGTTAAGAGTGGATTTCGGTTGATTCGGAATATTTGCGTAACTCAAACCCATTGCAAAGACATTTGAAAACGATTCGTAAACTTGCATCTTTGCGCCGGCATTAACGGCACCCAAAAAGTTTGCAGGAACAATCGTGCTCACCGTCAGCCATTTCTTCAGACCGTAGTTAACCTGACCAAACCACGTCACTAGGAACTCATCTTCCCAAAGATTGTGAGCTGTTTCCCCAACAGCAACCCCTTGGGTATAAAGAGGTTTGTACTTGGAAGAAATACTTTTACCAGCGTCCCGTACAAGTAGATCTGTCGTCCCCTTGTAACGAACGTTCTCTGTCGAGAGATCAAGATGATAAACACTATCGCCAACTTGAATAAGATTTACGCGCGATTGACGTAAAAGCTCGCAGGTGATTTCGAAAGTTCCATCTTGTTTATTTTCAATTCCAGTAACTTCTAAAAATCCAATGATTCCTACAGAGGGTGTCTGCGATTCCGCGGCAATCACTTCTCCGATAAACCAATCATTGAAATGACTGACAGCTTTTAAAGTTTTATGATCAATAATGGATTGAACGCGAGCTCTAGATTGAGGATTTCTAGCTTTTTCAGTTTTTTCGGCCGAGGGTTCGCGCAAAATGAGGGGCACATCTTCTTCGACCTGCGCCATCGAAATTGAGCAGGAAAAAGTTAAAATAACCGCACATAAGATTCTAAGAAACATAGCCGTGAGCCCCCGTTTGGACTCACGCTATCGCAAGTTTATTGCTTGTTCAATTGATCCTTCAATGTGCCGAATAATCGCGCAATTTTCATGCGCTGAGCCTCTCCAACACCCCAAGCTTTGCTGAACTGGAATCCTGCAAGATCAGTCGCTGTCGGTATAGTGCCTTTAAAGACCAAGTAGGCAAATCCCTCTTTTAAAATCGTCTCTGAACTCACCCCAGTGATATCTCTAAAGAACGAAATAAATCGCGGAGACGCTCTATAAACTTCATCCAAGGACAAGGATTGGTTAAAATCAGTGTCATAGAGAACCATCACAGCTTCAATGTAGTGAAGAATCGTCACAAACGTGCGAATATTTGCCGTCTCAATCACCCCTGCTTTTTGATCTATCGTGACCGCAGCGACGTAAATATAGCGATAAAACTCATCCCACTGCTCAGGTGTTAACGCATTAACATACTGCACCATGCCTGGGAGATTATTGAAGTAGAGATGAAAGCTACGTCTTAGCTGAGCTTTGAAGCAGTTCTCCGCAAGAAGTTTTTCACCGAAAACATCTACTCCGTTGATCGCACATCCTGCCTGCACCATATCTCGAGATACATCCGCAGAAGAAGAAAGGCCCGCAGAAAATAACAAACTAATAAACTCATAGGTTTCAGAGAATGACATGCGATCATTCCCGTCACCGCTAAAGGTAAAGAAGTTCGCCTCTAAGAAACTACGACCGCCCGAATTTGCAGATCGCGGATCAAAGGCTTTCAGCTCTAAACCCAACTCTTGAAAATCATCGTACCACTGAATAAGGCCAGCCTTACTCATCGAAGCTCTGCCAACAAATTGGCGATCCGTATGTTCACCGTATCCCATCAATAAGAAACGCGTCAGGGTTCGCATGAGATTCGCACGTGTTAAGGAACTCCAGCTTTGTTTCAGTCGCTGCCCTTGGGATAACATATACAGACGCCCTTGTTCATTAAACGCCAAGGGGTTTGAGGCGAACAATGTCTGACCAAAATCACTCCAAGAATCCATGATGGCCTGCAACTCAAACGGCTCTTTTGTTAGCCCCTTTGCGACGGCGACCGCATCAAAATTCTTATAGGCTTCTTGGAGGCGGGACCAATTGCTTCCTTGTTCGGCATATAAGCTATTCACAAAGAGCTGTTGATGCTGCCAAATATTAAGTTCGCGTTGAAGTGTAGCTAAATGTTTCTTCTCAAGTCCTTGCAGTCCACGAGAATCCTGCATGCGCATTGGATCTAAGATTCGAATAAGCACAGCACGATAAGTCTTCATCATTGCATGAGAAGAAATTTGCGGAGCAATGATGGGCATAAACTCATTCAGCAATTGATCCAAATCCTGAACCGGAATTTTTCCCGTATTTTTTAATTGATGAGAATTTTCTAAAATTCTAATTCCTTGAGAGAGGAATCTCGCAAAAAGTCCCACTTGAGTTGGAGTCTTTAAATCAAAGTCACCAAAAGAATAGTGATACTTCAAACCCATCTCGTAAAGATCAATAAGAGTGTCGAGACTGTCTTTCCATTGTTGAGAATCTATAAAGCGAGCGCGCTTTCCCATTAAAACATTCTTGCCGGACTCTACTAATGGCAACCATTTGCTGTACTGCTCATAGGGCTCAAAAGTTTTCTCACCCTTGATAAAAGACGCCAATCCCGCAAACGCTTTTTTAGCATCTTCAAAACTGTACTCAGAACGGGACACCTCGGTGGCATCAATCAGGCGGTGTAAGCTCTGTCTTAGTCTTGAAGTGGCGCTATGAATGGTTTCCCATTCTGTCGCTTTCTTTTCGCTATTGCTTAGTAAGAGTGGCAAGTGAGGAACTAAAGCCGTCAACTCTTGTTTTAGTACCGTCAGCAAATCGACGATAGAGTCAATTTCGACTTTCGTGATATATCTTTCAGAGCCGCCCAGAATAGCGACTTTAATCTTCATCAACTCTGCAGCAAACTCAGGGGAGACATTGTTTTCTTTAAGAAAGTATTTGCCAAAGAATCGTCGCATTTCCTCGACAGTGTAGGCATTTTCTTTAGAACCAAATGTTCTTTTATTAAAATATCTAAGCGCCTCGGACATACAGTCAAAGCCTGCACTCACGTCGGTCTCGACAGCTTGGCCCAGAGAGAACAACTCCAGTTGGTGTGGAAGATCTTTCAGACACGCAAGTTTATCATCCGAGAATTCGATCACCTCTGGTTCTGATTTTTTTCCAGAAAGATATTCTCCACAACCGACACTTGAGAGCGCCACTATGGAGGAGAGACTCCATTTTATGATCTTTTTAAAAGACATAAGCTGCTCCAAACATTAAACGATCGTTATTCTCAAACTGCGCGATTTCATTTTGATTCTTCGCCGACAAAGCTCCTGCCTTTAAAAGCTGCGCTTCTCCCACAAAGGACCATAGAGCCGACAATCTAAATCTTGCACTCACTCTAATTAAATCAAATTTATTAAGCTCTGAATGAATATAGCCAAGTCGTGTGATCAGTTGACGCCCTTTTGCCAAGGTTAAGTTCGTCATGATCGAAGCTTGGGTCGCTTGACGGAATGGATAGCGTACCATCAGTGGTGCCCTGCTTGGATTTGCAAGATCACCTTCTTCACGTACTTGACCACCAAAGATATCTAAATGCTGGAGACTCCAACCCCAACGATTATTGCTCCATTCAATAAATGGAGAAATCATCAAAGAGTCTTCGAATACTGGATGCGTCCATTGCTCATCAAATATTTCATCTTGAGAAGGCTTATCGTAGATACCACTGATCCCCATTCGCAAAGATCCATGGCGATAAGTGATATCTCCGCCCATTAGGGAGTGATAGAAAACTTGTGGTTGTAAGTTTACGGCACCTTTGAGTTGGCCAACATCCAACTTGCCCTCGTAACCGATAGCCAGTTGATTGGATGGTTTATAGATGTATGACAACTGAGCCTGCAGGGACTTAGGGTCCCCGAAAGAAAGCTTGGCACCGAAAGAATTTTGCAAAACGATTTGCGACTCATTCGGTTTTTCAAAAGTATAGTCAATCGCAGTCGCTTCACTCCAAATACGAATACTTTCTGGAGGTCGACGGAACCACGGGTTCCCGCGAACAAAACTGCCGTTTTCGATTTCAAAACTAGGTCCCTGATCTGGTAAATAAAATGGAGAGGCAAAGAGCATCAAGGCATAATAAGGCTTATCGACTTGCCAGAAAATTCCCGTTAAACCCTGATGTTTTGGCGCCAAAGGATTGTATTTAAAAAGAGGTTCCCAAACGCCAAGATCCCATCGAGCATCGAGCTCATTCCAGAGCATGCGCTTACGGCCCAGATAAAACGTTTCATCGTCACCTGATTTATTTTGAACGTAGAACTCAGAGATATTGAGATAGTTTAAAAGTGGAGCTCCCATGGCTACCCCACCGGAAATATCCATTTTAAGGATATCATTAGAGAAGGCGTCGGTTTTAATTTGAGCGCCCACAAACTGGTAATCCGTTTTTTGCGTGGCTTCAAAGGTCGGGCTAATAAAAGAGTCCGAAAACACTCGCATTTCAGTCTTAACCTGAGCCCAAAGAGGGGCTGGCGCGCCCAAGATCAGGCCGCTTAAAAAACCGATTAAAGCTGAAATAGTGCTCTTTTTAGGAGCCTTCAGGAAATTCATAATCCTCCAACAAACCCCTTATAGATCAAAGCCCGTGCCGCCTGTAGGCGCCTTATTCCGGCCCAGCATTAATAACTTTTAAACATGTGACCTTTTTTGGCGTCTTTGTTAGGCTTGGGGGATGGATTTCGGGCCTGCAAAAAATGCTAAATTTTTAATCATTCGTTTTTCTGCTTTTGGGGATGTGGTGCAAACACTGAGCGTCCCCGCTGCTATTAAAAACAGCTATCCTGAAGCTGAAGTTCACTGGGTGAGTCGTCGCGATATGCAGGGCCTCTTAGTAACTCACCCACAAATCAAAAAAGTATGGTCCTTTGAACGCAAATCCGGATTAATGGGTCTTTTTCAATTAGCATTAGAAATGCGTCGCGAGAACTATACACATATATATGATGCTCATAACAACTTACGCTCTCGCGTTCTGTGTCTGATCCTAAGACCATTTGGTCCTCTTTCTTCTTCACACTTTATTCGCCGCTCGATCAGACGTTTTAAACGTATTTTACTTTTTCAATTTCGTATCAATAAATTTGAAATGCCTTTTTCGGGTCAAAGAGATCTTCTTGAACCTCTGAAGCCCTGGGGCATTTCTAAAGTTCCTCCAGCAGCTCCACAGCTTTTCATCACAGATGAAGATTTGAAAAAAGCTTTCGCTGCCATGGATGAATCTCACGATTGGATTGCCCTAGCTCCTTCAGCAGCTCACATCCTGAAGCGCTGGCCTGTGAGTTATTGGAAAGATCTTATAGCTCGCGAGCCCACTAAGAAATTTATTCTCTTGGGCGGACCAGAAGATAAGTTTCTTGAAGAGATCGCAGCCACGGCCGCTGATCGCGTAAAGAACTTAGCTGGTAAAATTAGCCTAACCGTCAGTGCTGGAGTTGTGGCGCAATCAAAGCTGCTGATCTCTAATGATACATGGCTCTTGCATGCCGCTGAACAATTAGGTAAACCGGCTATCGCTTTGATGGGGCCAGCACCTTTTGGTTTCCCTTCGCGCGCGACGACGAATATTCTTGAAAGAGATCTTCCTTGTCGCCCTTGCAGCAAGCACGGCCAAGGCCCTTGCGTGAATAAAGAAAAATTCCACCAATGCATGGTTGATATCACACCTAGTGAAGTCGCTTCGACCATGAATGAAATGATTTAACAATGAATAAGAAGCTCGCCTTTTTTATTTATAAAAATATCCTTTTCCCCTTTGCCTTTCTTCTACTTCAATTTTTGCGTCCTCTGTTACCGGCTAAGCTGAAGGAAGCCATTCAAGATAAAAATAATTTAGATTTCACAAATATTAATTTCAGTGAAAAACCATTTTGGATTCACGCTGCCAGCGGAGAGATTGAGTACGCAAAACCCGTCATGCGTGAACTCAAAAGACGTTTCCCTGAAATCCCCATACTCGTGACCTACTCCTCGCCTTCTGCAAAAGCCATTTTAGAAAAAATCCCTGAAATCGATCACTGGATGCCAGTGCCTTGGGAATGGTCGACGAGTGTACAAAAATTCATCTCTCACTTAAGTCCCAGAGCTCTTTTGTTTGCACGAACCGATGTCTGGCCGGTGCTTACAAATACAGTGGCTAAAAATAAAATCCCGATGATTCTTTTTTCAGCAACATTTGCGGAAAACTCCTCTCGACTGAAAGGGTTTGGCGGAGCTTTAAATGGCCATGCCTTCAATCAACTTCAAGCCATTCACTGCGTAAGCACTGAAGATCAGAGCAACGTAGAAAGTTTAAAGCTTACGGCTCCGATTTATGTTTCTGGCGACACACGCTTTGAGCAGGTCTTTTATCGTTTGGCCCATCCAAAAACTCTGAAAAACAATCTTATGCCAGCCCCTGAAGAGTTTATCTTCATAGCAGGTTCTACATGGCCTGAAGATGAAAGAGTTCTCTTACCGGCATTGAGTCAGA carries:
- a CDS encoding hypothetical protein (COG0116 Predicted N6-adenine-specific DNA methylase), with the protein product MQFFIATPLGFEESVCEEIKAVWPRLLNKSAQPLTEPLPELKVLKGGVELECDFFIGLQFNFFLKTANRVLLRLAQFKAKDFPSFYGRFKVLPWKDYFHSSAIQFSVAAQTSRLNNEKRIQESAQAALDEIFGKNESEELQDGIFIRFANDLCTISLDTTGEHLHKRGWGQLKGEAPLRETLAAKMLQELLKSAPEAGDEIVLMDPMMGSGTFLSEAMGWAAGHFSRAYAFQAWKRAPKLFQADKFYLNYKSFPKNPFKELYGVDLSEKMQKSAEKNLQQVAEALVQQRAPTAPAFKVFQGDALKGHENLPQGAWLVVNPPYGERIEQSSESLRSLIEGLIAVYSPQKMGLLFPRSGGKVKAPKGYRLQEQVSISNGGIPCLFNIFTLM
- a CDS encoding hypothetical protein (COG1027 Aspartate ammonia-lyase), with the protein product MKKILKIRNALLIAILALLTGCAVSFKKKHWDLPPKATNEISVMYFNVENLFDTVHDEGKNDYTFLPAALKQTNPEFNKACRDPKLNNSAYRVGECLSTDWNEIQLDKKLRNLSQIVLGVDGNGPDVLGLIEVENENVLQIWNKGHLKPANYQTVVLLEGPDGRGIDVGLMSRLPVVGKPILHNIPWKAKNDKDKEWMEKSRGILEVTLKAPNGDPITFFVAHFPSQANPTYWRQQAAEFLAKLMKDKGPDAMVIGGGDLNITHDEEKKEKIFKDTLGQAGAISHFVGCKECPGTHNYRRSWSFLDVKVFSPALLADGKASYQMLPNTIDVIRYDDLHLRKGKYPKRWDYDKIDGVSDHFPLYVRLKQRSEAKTPIKEVPAPAKKTSSKK
- a CDS encoding hypothetical protein (COG1519 3-deoxy-D-manno-octulosonic-acid transferase) is translated as MNKKLAFFIYKNILFPFAFLLLQFLRPLLPAKLKEAIQDKNNLDFTNINFSEKPFWIHAASGEIEYAKPVMRELKRRFPEIPILVTYSSPSAKAILEKIPEIDHWMPVPWEWSTSVQKFISHLSPRALLFARTDVWPVLTNTVAKNKIPMILFSATFAENSSRLKGFGGALNGHAFNQLQAIHCVSTEDQSNVESLKLTAPIYVSGDTRFEQVFYRLAHPKTLKNNLMPAPEEFIFIAGSTWPEDERVLLPALSQMQGVFLKSIIAPHEVGEEHLLNLEEQITALGMKSVRYTEASEWKADEVLIIDRVGILAELYTWADVAFIGGSFKKQVHSVMEALAAGLPVLVGPHHKNNREALYYMKKTFPMGTIVQSFSQSVELANILAKLKTHQGDFLNYKTKIKNEVVQNQFATEKVLTSLPSK
- a CDS encoding heptosyltransferase (COG0859 ADP-heptose:LPS heptosyltransferase) yields the protein MDFGPAKNAKFLIIRFSAFGDVVQTLSVPAAIKNSYPEAEVHWVSRRDMQGLLVTHPQIKKVWSFERKSGLMGLFQLALEMRRENYTHIYDAHNNLRSRVLCLILRPFGPLSSSHFIRRSIRRFKRILLFQFRINKFEMPFSGQRDLLEPLKPWGISKVPPAAPQLFITDEDLKKAFAAMDESHDWIALAPSAAHILKRWPVSYWKDLIAREPTKKFILLGGPEDKFLEEIAATAADRVKNLAGKISLTVSAGVVAQSKLLISNDTWLLHAAEQLGKPAIALMGPAPFGFPSRATTNILERDLPCRPCSKHGQGPCVNKEKFHQCMVDITPSEVASTMNEMI